The following are from one region of the Amia ocellicauda isolate fAmiCal2 chromosome 1, fAmiCal2.hap1, whole genome shotgun sequence genome:
- the pnrc1 gene encoding proline-rich nuclear receptor coactivator 1 has product MYPPSPPSCNFQIMLGESLSHHINIENNKPSSGHHVGANLNKRQALLKKGGRRVRSSAVSLQSRLHHQQQQQQQQALLRSNPARCTDINNNSTAAGAGAKKASAAPTEPVCGRAQATAIALHHHLRQGARKEALKSKTSRADRAPFPCSQSVLSLSKCDFPGQNLNAVGQKNKHSSPSEASAAKRNENTIRHKSPLLEFYRQEGKKPLNSTDNFKIVKVTTVEPILEENLKDGEKNYAGPKFTEPPSPSVLPKPPSHWVGENSPRHSDHSRALMTVHLKSLLKVQAMP; this is encoded by the exons ATGTATCCTCCGTCGCCCCCGTCTTGCAACTTCCAGATCATGCTGGGGGAGTCGCTCAGCCACCACATCAACATCGAGAACAACAAGCCCTCCAGCGGCCACCATGTCGGGGCTAACCTGAACAAAAGGCAGGCTTTGCTGAagaaaggagggaggagagtgCGCTCCAGTGCGGTGAGCTTGCAGAGCCGCCTGcaccaccagcagcagcagcagcagcagcaggctcTGCTCCGGAGCAACCCGGCCCGCTGCACggacatcaacaacaacagcaccGCGGCGGGGGCCGGCGCGAAGAAAGCCTCCGCTGCCCCGACAGAGCCCGTCTGCGGCCGGGCGCAAGCCACTGCAATAGCACTGCACCATCACCTCAGACAGGGGGCCAGGAAGGAG GCACTGAAGTCCAAAACATCTAGAGCTGACAGAGCCCCTTTTCCCTGCAGTCAGTCTGTGCTCAGCCTGAGCAAATGTGACTTTCCAGGCCAGAACCTGAACGCCGTTGGTCAGAAGAACAAGCACAGCTCACCGAGCGAGGCCTCTGCAGCCAAGAGGAATGAGAACACCATCCGGCACAAGTCCCCCCTACTGGAGTTTTACCGCCAGGAAGGCAAAAAGCCTCTGAACTCCACAGATAATTTTAAAATTGTCAAAGTCACTACAGTTGAACCCATTCTTGAAGAAAATCTTAAAGATGGTGAGAAGAACTACGCTGGTCCAAAATTTACTGAGCCTCCTTCGCCCAGCGTCCTGCCCAAGCCCCCGAGCCACTGGGTGGGAGAGAACAGCCCACGACATTCCGACCACAGCCGGGCGCTCATGACCGTCCACCTGAAGTCTCTGCTGAAGGTCCAGGCAATGCCATGA